The Nocardia arthritidis genome has a window encoding:
- a CDS encoding polysaccharide deacetylase family protein, whose amino-acid sequence MTRPFALGSRICSAIMVFLIAGCGAPAPRPPAETSSAAPQAASAAAPIDADELGVVPILMYHQVVADPLGEYDQTPDKFRAELERLHREGYRPVTVSDYRSGHLDLPAGTHPVVLTFDDSTRSQLTLAEGGAPTPDCAVGILQEFGARNPDFRPTATFYVNNDPFGGDPRALPWLAAHGYEIGAHTATHANLGRLDRAGVQRELVQNLRAIEAAVPGVAVRTMALPLGVYPADRALATSGSWDGRDYRFDAVLLVGAEPAPSPYGRLDPAALPRIRSGRTRVAFDSGYWLDRLAANPDQRYTSDGGTATVSFPKSRAAELNPQWASRARPY is encoded by the coding sequence ATGACGCGTCCGTTCGCGCTCGGCAGCCGAATATGCTCGGCGATCATGGTTTTCCTGATCGCGGGCTGCGGCGCGCCCGCGCCGCGGCCACCGGCCGAAACGAGCAGCGCAGCGCCGCAGGCGGCGTCCGCTGCGGCACCGATCGACGCCGACGAGCTCGGCGTCGTGCCGATCTTGATGTATCACCAGGTGGTGGCGGACCCACTCGGCGAATACGACCAGACCCCGGACAAATTCCGCGCCGAACTGGAACGGCTGCATCGCGAGGGCTACCGCCCGGTCACCGTATCCGATTACCGCTCAGGACATCTCGACCTGCCAGCGGGTACGCATCCGGTAGTGCTCACCTTCGACGACTCGACGCGCAGCCAGCTCACCCTCGCCGAGGGCGGCGCGCCGACACCGGACTGCGCGGTCGGCATCCTCCAGGAATTCGGTGCGCGGAATCCGGATTTCCGGCCCACCGCAACGTTTTACGTGAACAACGACCCGTTCGGCGGCGATCCGCGCGCACTGCCGTGGCTGGCCGCGCACGGCTACGAGATCGGCGCGCACACCGCGACCCACGCGAACCTCGGCAGGCTGGACCGCGCGGGCGTGCAGCGCGAACTCGTCCAGAATCTGCGCGCGATCGAGGCCGCCGTCCCCGGCGTCGCGGTGCGAACCATGGCCCTGCCGCTCGGCGTCTACCCGGCCGATCGCGCGCTGGCCACCTCCGGTAGCTGGGACGGGCGCGACTACCGGTTCGACGCCGTCCTACTCGTCGGCGCCGAACCGGCACCGTCGCCGTACGGCAGGCTCGACCCCGCCGCGCTGCCCCGAATACGTTCCGGCAGAACCCGAGTCGCCTTCGATTCGGGCTACTGGCTGGACCGGCTCGCCGCGAACCCGGACCAGCGCTACACATCCGATGGCGGCACGGCCACCGTATCGTTTCCGAAAAGCCGTGCCGCCGAATTGAATCCGCAATGGGCGAGCCGGGCCCGCCCCTACTGA
- a CDS encoding putative glycoside hydrolase yields MTLATLTAVLSILVVSVAVGAVRAEPERLPVAGVPNGPVGAKALPGLDIQVDARGNDPHAVRLTLDGEPVSGRVDGSVVHFQPGYLPDGKHTLGATIPPRGSLSFLRTGPGVTTTFTVQSKPPRLDQLQPVTALSYRHPVTVRGKAIGAERVSVGDQVARVSEDGSFELTLPRAPVGGRLVAVDAAGNEAAQDITATVTVPQIKAVHVTAYGWADAGLREGVLRLARAGRINAVQLDIKDEDGVVGYDSQVPLARESGAVAGIYDARAAVKQLHDLGLQVVGRIVAFRDPTVAGWAWRSGHPDWVIQNPAGQPYASHYGPIAFTNFAQPEIRRYNTDLAVEAARIGFDGIMYDYIRRPDGSLSQMRFPGATQEPSISIADFLRDSRDPVRDAGAYLSAAVFGIAATRPDEIAQDIPAMAKSLDYVSPMLYPSHWNAGEYGVANPNAQPYDIVYRALADFAGKLAGTGAKLVPWLQDFSLGVDYGPDRVQAQIAACAAANVDSYFLWSPTVTYHLD; encoded by the coding sequence TTGACGCTGGCCACGCTGACCGCGGTGTTGTCGATCCTGGTCGTCTCGGTGGCCGTCGGTGCGGTCAGGGCCGAGCCGGAGCGGCTGCCGGTGGCCGGTGTGCCGAACGGGCCGGTCGGTGCGAAAGCGTTGCCGGGCTTGGATATTCAGGTGGACGCGCGCGGCAACGATCCACATGCCGTTCGCCTGACGCTCGACGGTGAACCGGTGAGCGGCCGGGTGGACGGGTCGGTCGTCCACTTCCAGCCCGGCTATCTGCCCGACGGCAAACACACCCTCGGCGCGACCATCCCGCCGCGCGGCTCGCTCAGCTTCCTGCGCACCGGTCCCGGCGTCACCACAACCTTTACCGTACAGAGCAAACCGCCCCGTCTGGACCAGCTGCAGCCGGTCACCGCGCTGTCCTACCGGCATCCGGTCACGGTGCGCGGCAAGGCGATCGGCGCGGAGCGGGTGAGCGTCGGCGATCAGGTGGCCCGGGTGAGCGAGGACGGCTCATTCGAGCTGACGCTGCCGCGGGCGCCGGTCGGCGGCAGGCTGGTGGCCGTCGACGCCGCGGGAAACGAAGCGGCACAGGACATTACGGCGACCGTCACGGTGCCGCAGATCAAAGCGGTGCATGTGACCGCGTATGGCTGGGCCGACGCCGGGCTGCGCGAAGGGGTGCTGCGGCTGGCGCGGGCGGGCCGCATCAACGCCGTACAACTCGATATCAAGGACGAGGACGGTGTGGTCGGCTACGACTCGCAGGTGCCGCTGGCCCGGGAATCCGGTGCGGTCGCGGGCATCTACGACGCACGCGCGGCGGTCAAACAACTGCACGACCTCGGCCTGCAGGTGGTCGGCCGGATCGTCGCCTTCCGCGATCCCACCGTGGCCGGATGGGCTTGGCGCTCAGGGCATCCCGACTGGGTGATCCAGAACCCGGCGGGGCAGCCGTACGCCAGCCATTATGGACCGATCGCGTTCACGAATTTCGCTCAACCCGAAATCCGCAGGTACAACACGGATCTCGCGGTCGAGGCGGCGCGGATCGGCTTCGACGGGATCATGTACGACTACATTCGGCGCCCGGACGGGAGTCTGTCGCAGATGCGCTTTCCCGGCGCGACACAGGAGCCGTCGATATCCATCGCGGATTTCCTGCGGGACAGCCGCGACCCGGTTCGCGATGCGGGCGCCTATTTGAGCGCCGCCGTCTTCGGTATCGCCGCCACCCGGCCCGACGAGATCGCACAGGATATTCCGGCGATGGCGAAGAGCCTCGACTATGTGTCGCCGATGCTGTATCCCTCGCACTGGAACGCGGGCGAATACGGCGTGGCGAATCCCAATGCCCAGCCCTACGACATCGTGTACCGCGCGCTGGCCGATTTCGCCGGGAAACTCGCGGGCACCGGTGCGAAACTGGTGCCGTGGCTGCAGGATTTCAGCCTCGGCGTCGATTACGGACCGGATCGGGTGCAGGCGCAAATCGCTGCCTGCGCGGCGGCGAATGTCGACAGTTATTTTCTCTGGAGTCCAACGGTCACATACCATCTGGATTGA